One window of the Corynebacterium glutamicum ATCC 13032 genome contains the following:
- a CDS encoding DUF3499 domain-containing protein — MSQFRRCSRPGCGKPAVATLTYAYSDSTAVVGPLAPAAEPHSWDLCEHHAERITAPLGWEMLRVNDIKVDDDEDLTALAQAVREAGRTVSGLVPEDEVGGNHPVNRSARIAEQKVHRRGHLYVVPDQDES, encoded by the coding sequence GTGAGTCAGTTTCGTCGTTGTTCCCGCCCTGGTTGTGGCAAGCCTGCCGTCGCAACCCTCACCTACGCATATTCGGATTCCACTGCGGTGGTTGGTCCTTTGGCGCCTGCAGCAGAGCCCCATAGTTGGGATCTGTGTGAGCATCATGCCGAGCGTATTACTGCGCCCCTTGGTTGGGAGATGCTGCGGGTGAACGACATCAAAGTCGATGACGATGAGGATCTGACGGCTCTTGCTCAGGCTGTTCGTGAGGCTGGACGCACTGTGAGTGGTCTGGTTCCTGAAGACGAAGTGGGCGGCAACCATCCGGTGAACCGGAGTGCGCGGATCGCGGAACAGAAGGTTCACCGCAGGGGTCATCTCTATGTTGTGCCTGATCAGGACGAATCATAA
- a CDS encoding phosphomannomutase/phosphoglucomutase: MRTRESVTAVIKAYDVRGVVGVDIDADFISETGAAFGRLMRSEGETTVAIGHDMRDSSPELAKAFADGVTAQGLDVVHLGLTSTDELYFASGTLKCAGAMFTASHNPAEYNGIKLCRAGARPVGQDSGLANIIDDLVEGVPAFDGESGSVSEQDLLSAYAEYLNELVDLKNIRPLKVAVDAANGMGGFTVPEVFKGLPLDVAPLYFELDGNFPNHEANPLEPANLVDLQKFTVETGSDIGLAFDGDADRCFVVDEKGQPVSPSAICAIVAERYLEKLPGSTIIHNLITSKAVPEVIAENGGTAVRTRVGHSFIKAKMAETGAAFGGEHSAHYYFTEFFNADSGILAAMHVLAALGSQDQPLSEMMARYNRYVASGELNSRLANAEAQQERTQAVLDAFADRTESVDTLDGVTVELKDTSAWFNVRASNTEPLLRLNVEAASKEEVDALVAEILGIIRA, encoded by the coding sequence ATGCGTACCCGTGAATCTGTCACAGCTGTAATTAAGGCGTATGACGTCCGTGGTGTTGTTGGTGTCGATATTGATGCTGATTTCATTTCTGAGACTGGCGCTGCCTTTGGTCGGCTCATGCGTAGTGAGGGTGAAACCACCGTTGCTATTGGCCATGACATGCGTGATTCCTCCCCTGAATTGGCCAAGGCGTTTGCCGATGGCGTGACTGCACAGGGTTTGGATGTTGTTCATTTGGGACTGACTTCTACTGATGAGCTGTACTTTGCGTCCGGAACCTTGAAGTGTGCTGGTGCGATGTTTACTGCGTCGCATAACCCCGCTGAGTACAACGGCATCAAGTTGTGTCGTGCGGGTGCTCGTCCGGTCGGTCAGGATTCTGGTTTGGCCAACATCATTGATGATCTGGTTGAGGGTGTTCCAGCGTTTGATGGTGAGTCAGGTTCGGTTTCTGAGCAGGATTTGCTGAGCGCATATGCCGAGTACCTCAATGAGCTTGTTGATCTGAAGAACATCCGCCCGTTGAAGGTTGCTGTGGATGCGGCAAACGGCATGGGTGGGTTCACTGTCCCTGAGGTATTCAAGGGTCTGCCACTTGATGTTGCGCCACTGTATTTTGAGCTTGACGGCAATTTCCCCAACCATGAGGCCAATCCTCTGGAGCCTGCCAACCTGGTTGATTTGCAGAAGTTTACCGTAGAGACCGGATCTGATATCGGTTTGGCGTTCGACGGCGATGCGGATCGTTGCTTCGTGGTCGATGAGAAGGGCCAGCCAGTCAGCCCTTCGGCGATCTGTGCGATCGTAGCGGAGCGTTACTTGGAGAAGCTTCCGGGTTCCACCATCATCCACAACCTGATTACCTCTAAGGCTGTGCCTGAGGTGATTGCTGAAAACGGTGGCACTGCGGTGCGTACTCGCGTGGGTCACTCCTTCATCAAGGCGAAGATGGCAGAGACCGGTGCGGCCTTTGGTGGCGAGCACTCTGCGCACTACTACTTCACTGAGTTCTTCAATGCGGACTCCGGCATTTTGGCTGCGATGCACGTGCTGGCTGCGCTGGGAAGCCAGGACCAGCCACTCAGTGAGATGATGGCTAGGTATAACCGGTACGTTGCTTCAGGCGAGTTGAACTCCCGTTTGGCTAATGCAGAGGCGCAGCAAGAGCGCACCCAGGCTGTGCTCGATGCGTTCGCTGATCGCACCGAGTCCGTGGACACCCTTGACGGCGTGACTGTGGAACTCAAGGACACCTCCGCGTGGTTCAACGTGCGTGCGTCCAACACCGAGCCGCTGCTTCGCCTCAATGTTGAAGCTGCATCGAAGGAAGAAGTCGATGCGTTGGTAGCGGAGATTCTAGGGATTATCCGCGCATAA
- the manA gene encoding mannose-6-phosphate isomerase, class I codes for MELLEGSLRTYPWGSRTLIADLKGEESPSSRPEAEVWFGAHPGSPSTIGGNALNEVIAANPEEALGTRVAEAFENELPFLLKILAAGAPLSLQAHPSLEQAREGFARENSAGIDLGAPNRNYRDPNHKPELIVALTEFIAMAGFRPLRNTLTIFDALACEPLDRYRSMLTVDNEEESLRALFTTWITIPIGKRHELIDALISNAHTYLEASDRDEDIAFVLSHIIELNEQYPGDVGVLGALLLNFYKLAPGEALYLDAANLHAYISGLGVEIMANSDNVLRGGLTSKYVDVPELVRVLDFNSLENARVDVEEDGATTHYPVPINEFQLDRVAVQGEAEANHDGPMIVLCTSGTVSLEAGEKTLEVAAGHAAWVPANDPTIAMRSEDAEVFLARV; via the coding sequence ATGGAGCTATTGGAAGGCTCACTGCGCACCTACCCATGGGGTTCAAGAACACTGATCGCTGATCTCAAAGGCGAAGAATCACCATCGTCTCGCCCAGAGGCCGAAGTCTGGTTCGGTGCCCACCCAGGATCACCATCAACCATCGGTGGAAACGCACTCAACGAAGTCATCGCAGCGAACCCCGAAGAAGCATTGGGCACGCGTGTTGCCGAAGCGTTTGAAAATGAGCTTCCATTCCTCCTCAAAATCCTCGCAGCGGGAGCACCCCTATCACTGCAGGCCCACCCATCGCTGGAACAGGCCCGTGAAGGATTCGCCCGCGAAAACTCAGCAGGAATTGACCTCGGCGCACCGAACCGCAACTACCGCGACCCAAACCACAAGCCAGAGCTGATCGTTGCTCTCACGGAATTCATCGCGATGGCAGGCTTCCGCCCACTGCGGAACACCCTCACCATTTTCGACGCCCTCGCCTGCGAACCCCTCGACCGCTACCGCAGCATGCTCACCGTCGACAACGAGGAAGAATCCCTCCGCGCACTGTTTACCACCTGGATCACCATCCCCATCGGTAAACGACACGAACTCATCGATGCCCTCATCAGCAACGCCCACACCTACCTTGAGGCAAGCGATCGTGACGAGGACATCGCATTCGTGCTCTCACACATCATCGAGCTCAACGAACAGTACCCCGGCGATGTCGGCGTTCTGGGTGCTCTGCTGTTGAACTTCTACAAACTTGCCCCAGGCGAAGCCCTCTACCTCGACGCCGCAAACCTTCACGCATACATCAGCGGCCTCGGCGTAGAGATCATGGCGAACTCCGACAACGTGCTCCGCGGTGGACTGACATCCAAATACGTCGACGTCCCGGAGCTTGTGCGCGTGTTGGATTTCAACTCTTTGGAAAACGCTCGCGTGGACGTTGAAGAAGACGGTGCAACGACCCACTACCCAGTTCCAATCAACGAATTCCAACTCGATCGCGTTGCAGTTCAGGGCGAAGCAGAAGCCAACCACGATGGTCCCATGATTGTTCTGTGCACCTCCGGAACTGTTTCCTTGGAAGCAGGGGAGAAGACCCTCGAAGTAGCAGCAGGTCACGCCGCATGGGTTCCAGCAAACGACCCAACCATTGCGATGCGTTCTGAGGACGCAGAAGTATTCCTCGCTAGGGTTTAG
- a CDS encoding DEAD/DEAH box helicase translates to MSESGALSSTDSLSPGVTIEVRDEIWLVTHVTRSTDGFRVKARGLSDYVRDHEATFFTALDKDLKVIDPTQVTVSLDDSSNYRRTRLWLEATMRKTPVPLYQESLSVADQMLADPLEYQLAAVRKTLSSANLRPRVLIADAVGLGKTLEMGMILAELIRRGRGERILVVTPRHIMEQFQQEMWTRFAIPLVRLDSVGIQQVRQKLPASRNPFTYFPRVIVSMDTLKSPKYRAQLEKVHWDAVVIDEIHNATNAGTQNNELARTLAPTAEALILASATPHNGDPESFKEILRLLDPTAVMPDGTIDAEAAQRLIIRRHRNSPEVSGFVGEKWAPRNEPQNFLVAASKEENGVAAELNHVWISPGASNPIKDRLFPWTLVKAFLSSPAALGETVSNRLKKASAPEEKRALETLSQLNSAITPQTSQKYQSLLSYLGDIGVKKNSDTRVVIFSERVATLHWLQENLIRDLKMPPNSIAVMHGGLPDQEQMRLVDEFKKTDSPIRIMITGDVASEGVNLHTLCHNLVHYDIPWSLIRIQQRNGRIDRYGQTHNPSIVTFLLDPAEDSKVGEVHVLERLMEREHEAHSLLGDAASLMGKHSERLEEETIREVLRGAQNFNDAVADPAEVLENPAGLDDIDWLLAQIAQADAKAETEAEAETENQTAPDAASNSTQHAQRRLYAQESSFLYDCLLEGFNNVPEDSINRGGVGFKKHDNDIVELTPTDDLRRRLDFLPQDYVAARKVKEDLLLASTLMRGQERLNAARTGEDGSTWPSAHYLGPLHPVTSWAADRALATMPRSEIPAASGKVTEPTVLLMSTLSNRRGQIVSRSFVASSGPFDTEVLSDPIQWLHSIGLDETAINPGTAALPDDIEQLISLAVQAARGEIRPLMIAARAQAQTRVEHWAKRAEAWNNKRSGAASTSRTARTAKLIEEQQKLSNALEPDRELIRPLAVILPQPATLNTEV, encoded by the coding sequence ATGTCTGAATCAGGTGCGCTAAGTTCTACTGACTCTCTATCCCCGGGTGTCACCATTGAAGTCCGAGATGAAATTTGGCTGGTTACTCACGTTACTCGCTCCACAGATGGTTTTAGGGTTAAAGCTCGTGGTCTCTCTGATTATGTGCGGGACCACGAAGCTACGTTCTTCACCGCACTTGATAAAGATTTGAAGGTCATTGACCCTACCCAGGTCACCGTCAGTCTTGATGATTCCTCCAATTACCGTCGCACCCGCCTGTGGTTGGAGGCCACCATGCGTAAAACTCCGGTACCGCTCTATCAAGAGTCACTTTCCGTGGCAGATCAAATGCTCGCCGATCCACTGGAGTACCAATTAGCAGCCGTGCGCAAAACCCTCTCTAGTGCTAACTTGCGCCCCCGCGTGCTTATTGCTGATGCCGTGGGACTTGGCAAAACCCTAGAAATGGGCATGATCTTGGCGGAACTTATCCGCCGTGGCCGTGGTGAGCGCATTTTGGTAGTCACCCCGCGCCACATTATGGAGCAGTTCCAGCAGGAAATGTGGACCCGTTTTGCCATCCCGCTCGTTCGTCTAGATTCCGTGGGCATCCAGCAAGTGCGCCAAAAATTGCCAGCATCACGCAACCCTTTTACTTATTTCCCGCGCGTGATTGTCTCTATGGATACTTTGAAATCTCCGAAGTACCGCGCGCAACTAGAAAAGGTGCACTGGGATGCGGTGGTTATAGATGAAATCCACAATGCAACCAATGCTGGCACCCAAAATAATGAGCTAGCCCGCACACTTGCGCCTACTGCCGAGGCTCTTATTTTGGCCTCTGCCACCCCGCACAATGGTGATCCAGAATCCTTTAAGGAGATCTTGCGTTTGCTTGATCCCACCGCTGTGATGCCTGATGGCACCATTGATGCCGAAGCTGCACAGCGTCTGATCATTCGTCGCCATCGCAATAGCCCTGAGGTTTCAGGTTTTGTGGGCGAAAAATGGGCTCCACGCAATGAGCCTCAGAACTTCCTGGTCGCTGCGTCAAAAGAAGAAAACGGCGTTGCTGCAGAACTCAACCATGTGTGGATTTCACCAGGTGCGAGCAATCCGATCAAGGATCGCCTCTTCCCCTGGACATTGGTGAAGGCTTTTCTCTCCTCCCCTGCAGCCTTGGGCGAAACAGTGTCCAATCGCCTCAAAAAGGCCTCTGCACCAGAAGAAAAACGCGCCCTAGAAACCCTTTCACAACTTAATTCTGCGATCACCCCGCAGACCTCACAGAAGTACCAATCTCTACTGAGCTACCTCGGTGACATCGGAGTGAAGAAGAACTCCGATACCCGCGTGGTGATTTTCTCTGAGCGTGTCGCTACTTTGCACTGGCTGCAGGAAAACCTCATCCGTGATCTCAAGATGCCACCCAACTCTATTGCTGTTATGCACGGCGGTCTCCCCGACCAGGAGCAAATGCGCCTGGTGGATGAGTTTAAAAAGACGGATTCTCCCATCCGCATCATGATCACCGGCGATGTTGCCTCAGAAGGTGTGAACCTGCATACTCTCTGCCACAACTTGGTGCACTATGACATCCCGTGGTCACTGATCCGCATTCAGCAGCGCAATGGCCGTATTGATCGTTATGGTCAAACCCACAACCCTTCCATCGTTACCTTCTTGCTCGATCCCGCCGAGGATTCCAAAGTAGGTGAAGTCCATGTGCTGGAGAGGCTCATGGAGCGCGAACATGAGGCGCACTCTTTGCTCGGTGATGCCGCATCTCTCATGGGCAAGCACTCTGAGCGTTTGGAAGAAGAAACCATCCGCGAAGTCCTGCGCGGTGCCCAAAACTTTAATGATGCAGTGGCTGATCCAGCGGAAGTCCTAGAAAACCCAGCAGGCCTAGATGATATTGATTGGTTGCTAGCCCAAATCGCCCAAGCCGATGCCAAGGCAGAAACAGAAGCAGAAGCAGAAACAGAAAACCAAACAGCACCAGATGCAGCTTCCAATAGCACGCAGCATGCACAACGCCGGTTGTATGCACAGGAAAGCTCTTTCCTCTATGACTGCCTCCTCGAAGGTTTCAATAACGTACCGGAGGATTCCATCAACCGCGGTGGCGTGGGGTTCAAAAAACACGATAATGACATCGTGGAGCTCACCCCCACCGATGATCTGCGCCGTCGTCTAGATTTCCTCCCGCAGGATTATGTGGCTGCCCGGAAAGTTAAGGAAGATCTCCTACTAGCTTCCACACTGATGCGTGGCCAAGAACGCCTCAACGCTGCGCGCACTGGTGAAGATGGCAGTACCTGGCCAAGTGCCCACTATCTAGGCCCCCTGCACCCAGTCACTTCGTGGGCAGCTGACCGCGCGCTGGCAACCATGCCACGTTCGGAAATTCCGGCGGCTAGTGGCAAAGTCACAGAGCCAACGGTGCTGCTTATGTCCACATTGAGCAATCGGCGTGGCCAAATTGTGTCTCGTTCTTTTGTGGCTTCTTCTGGCCCCTTTGATACTGAGGTGCTGTCCGATCCCATCCAATGGTTACATTCCATAGGCCTCGATGAAACCGCCATTAACCCAGGTACCGCTGCACTCCCCGACGATATTGAGCAGCTTATTTCCCTTGCTGTTCAGGCCGCCCGCGGCGAGATCCGTCCATTAATGATCGCCGCCCGCGCTCAGGCTCAAACTCGCGTTGAGCATTGGGCTAAGCGAGCCGAAGCCTGGAATAACAAACGAAGTGGCGCAGCGTCCACGTCCCGTACCGCGCGAACTGCAAAATTGATTGAGGAGCAGCAGAAATTGAGTAATGCTCTCGAGCCAGACCGTGAACTTATTAGGCCTTTGGCCGTCATTCTTCCGCAGCCCGCAACTTTGAACACCGAGGTTTAA
- a CDS encoding metallopeptidase family protein yields the protein MHTRTFRNRHGRGLRGPLMPVEVPRHASRRQAFDRAVLEAYSPLYGIYQKELSNLDIAVDTVPRMRLSADLAILPDEITADGPVPLGRVIPPAIDTKGNPTRARIVIFRMPIEQRVTNAVERHELLTHVLTSLVANYLNIDPRDIDPGFQDL from the coding sequence ATGCATACGAGAACTTTCCGCAATCGGCACGGACGCGGTCTCCGCGGCCCACTCATGCCCGTCGAAGTTCCCCGCCACGCCTCTAGACGCCAAGCCTTCGACCGCGCAGTCTTAGAGGCCTACTCCCCTCTTTACGGGATTTACCAAAAAGAGCTCAGCAATCTAGACATCGCTGTCGATACCGTTCCTCGCATGCGACTCAGCGCCGACCTTGCCATTCTCCCCGATGAAATCACCGCCGACGGCCCCGTTCCACTTGGTCGCGTCATCCCACCGGCGATCGATACCAAGGGAAACCCCACGAGAGCGCGCATCGTTATTTTCAGAATGCCGATCGAGCAACGAGTCACCAACGCTGTGGAACGCCACGAGCTATTGACTCATGTTCTCACCTCTTTGGTGGCGAACTATCTGAATATTGATCCACGAGACATCGATCCGGGATTCCAGGATCTCTAG
- a CDS encoding WhiB family transcriptional regulator yields MEDSAGDVSAKLKAGQTRTALEMTLDDLFGAVEQEWQEQALCAQTDPEAFFPEKGGSTREAKRICQGCPVRDECLEFALEHDERFGIWGGLSERERRRLKREIS; encoded by the coding sequence ATGGAAGATTCAGCTGGGGACGTATCTGCAAAGTTGAAAGCAGGCCAGACTCGCACCGCACTGGAGATGACTTTGGATGATCTGTTCGGAGCGGTTGAGCAAGAATGGCAGGAGCAGGCGCTGTGTGCGCAAACTGATCCTGAAGCATTCTTTCCAGAAAAAGGTGGCTCAACTCGCGAAGCCAAGCGGATCTGCCAGGGCTGCCCGGTTCGGGATGAATGCCTAGAGTTTGCTCTTGAGCATGATGAACGCTTTGGAATTTGGGGTGGTCTCTCTGAACGTGAGCGCCGCCGCCTGAAACGCGAAATTTCGTAA
- a CDS encoding sugar phosphate nucleotidyltransferase, whose translation MTLTDNSKNVDAVILVGGKGTRLRPLTVNTPKPMLPTAGHPFLTHLLARIKAAGITHVVLGTSFKAEVFEEYFGDGSEMGLEIEYVVEDQPLGTGGGIRNVYDKLRHDTAIVFNGDVLSGADLNSILDTHREKDADLTMHLVRVANPRAFGCVPTDEDGRVSEFLEKTEDPPTDQINAGCYVFKKELIEQIPAGRAVSVERETFPQLLEEGKRVFGHVDASYWRDMGTPSDFVRGSADLVRGIAYSPLLEGKTGESLVDASAGVRDGVLLLGGTVVGRGTEIGAGCRVDNTVIFDGVTIEPGAVIENSIISSGARIGANAHISGCIIGEGAQVGARCELNAGMRVFPGVVIPDSGIRFSSDQ comes from the coding sequence ATGACTTTAACTGACAACAGCAAAAACGTTGATGCTGTCATCTTGGTCGGTGGCAAAGGTACCCGACTGCGCCCCCTGACCGTCAATACTCCAAAGCCAATGCTGCCAACTGCTGGCCACCCATTCTTGACCCACCTTTTGGCCCGCATCAAGGCCGCAGGCATCACACACGTCGTGCTGGGAACGTCATTCAAAGCTGAAGTCTTCGAGGAATACTTCGGAGATGGCTCCGAAATGGGCTTGGAAATTGAATATGTCGTCGAGGATCAGCCTTTGGGCACTGGTGGTGGCATCCGAAACGTCTACGACAAGCTGCGTCACGATACTGCGATTGTGTTCAACGGCGATGTGCTCTCCGGTGCGGATCTCAACAGCATTCTGGACACCCACCGCGAAAAGGACGCAGATCTGACCATGCATCTCGTGCGCGTAGCTAACCCTCGTGCGTTTGGTTGCGTCCCCACCGATGAGGATGGTCGCGTCAGCGAATTCCTTGAAAAGACCGAAGATCCACCAACCGATCAGATCAACGCCGGCTGCTACGTGTTCAAGAAGGAACTCATCGAGCAGATCCCGGCAGGCCGAGCAGTTTCCGTCGAGCGCGAAACCTTCCCTCAGCTGTTGGAAGAAGGCAAGCGAGTCTTCGGCCACGTCGACGCTTCCTACTGGCGCGACATGGGCACCCCAAGCGACTTCGTCCGCGGCTCGGCTGACCTGGTCCGCGGCATTGCGTACTCCCCATTGCTCGAAGGCAAAACAGGAGAGTCGCTTGTCGACGCCTCCGCCGGCGTTCGCGACGGCGTCCTGCTGCTCGGCGGAACCGTAGTCGGCCGCGGCACTGAGATCGGTGCCGGCTGCCGCGTTGACAACACTGTTATTTTCGACGGCGTCACCATTGAACCAGGTGCGGTCATTGAAAATTCCATCATTTCCTCGGGAGCACGCATCGGTGCTAATGCGCACATCTCCGGTTGCATCATTGGCGAGGGCGCACAGGTTGGTGCTCGGTGTGAACTCAACGCAGGGATGCGCGTCTTCCCAGGCGTTGTGATCCCAGACAGCGGAATTCGTTTTTCGTCTGATCAGTAG
- the lcpA gene encoding cell wall biosynthesis protein LcpA, translated as MTEKYRPVRDIKPAPAAMQSTKQAGHPVFRSVVAFVSVLVLLVSGLGYLAVGKVDGVASGNLNLGGGRGIQDGNAADGATDILLVGSDSRSDAQGNTLTEEELAMLRAGDEENDNTDTIMVIRVPNDGSSATAVSIPRDTYIHDDDYGNMKINGVYGAYKDARRAELMEQGFTNESELETRAKDAGREGLIDAVSDLTGITVDHYAEVGLLGFVLLTDAVGGVEVCLNNAVDEPLSGANFPAGRQTLGGSDALSYVRQRHDLPRGDLDRIVRQQSYMASLVNQVLSSGTLTNPAKLSALADAVTRSVVIDEGWEIMSFATQLQNLAGGNVTFATIPVTSIDGTGDYGESVVTIDVNQVHAFFQEALGEAEPAPEDGSDDQSADQAPDLSEVEVHVLNASYVEGLANGIAAQLQELGYSIAETGNAAEGLYYESQILAAEEDSAKALAISEALGGLPIVANSSLDDNTVIVVSAGDYAGPTAEANAVTSSTVGQPGADVGEPIESPEFDAGGDGPRCVN; from the coding sequence GTGACTGAAAAGTATCGTCCCGTCCGTGACATTAAGCCTGCTCCGGCAGCAATGCAATCAACTAAACAAGCGGGCCATCCTGTGTTCCGAAGCGTTGTCGCTTTTGTTTCAGTGCTGGTGTTGTTGGTATCGGGTTTGGGGTATCTTGCTGTCGGAAAAGTGGATGGTGTCGCTTCTGGCAACTTGAACCTTGGTGGCGGTCGCGGCATCCAGGACGGCAATGCTGCTGACGGTGCTACCGATATTTTGTTGGTGGGTTCTGATTCCCGTTCCGATGCTCAGGGCAACACGCTGACTGAGGAGGAGCTGGCGATGCTCCGCGCAGGCGACGAGGAGAACGACAACACCGATACGATCATGGTGATTCGTGTTCCTAACGATGGTTCCTCTGCCACCGCTGTGTCGATTCCTCGCGATACCTATATTCATGATGACGATTACGGCAACATGAAGATCAACGGCGTTTACGGTGCGTACAAGGATGCCCGTCGCGCTGAGCTCATGGAACAGGGTTTCACCAATGAGTCAGAGCTGGAAACCCGGGCGAAGGATGCTGGCCGAGAAGGTTTGATCGATGCTGTGTCAGATCTCACCGGCATCACCGTCGATCACTACGCCGAAGTTGGCCTTTTGGGATTCGTCCTGCTCACCGATGCTGTCGGTGGTGTCGAAGTCTGCCTCAACAACGCCGTCGATGAGCCTTTATCCGGCGCCAACTTCCCTGCAGGCCGTCAAACCCTCGGTGGCTCCGATGCGTTGTCTTATGTGCGCCAGCGCCACGATCTCCCCCGCGGCGACCTCGACCGCATCGTCCGCCAGCAGTCGTATATGGCATCGCTTGTTAATCAGGTGCTGTCTTCTGGAACACTCACCAACCCTGCAAAGCTTTCCGCACTTGCTGATGCCGTCACCCGCTCCGTCGTCATCGACGAAGGCTGGGAGATCATGAGCTTTGCCACTCAGCTGCAGAACCTCGCGGGCGGCAACGTCACATTTGCCACCATCCCGGTTACCTCTATCGACGGCACCGGCGATTACGGCGAGTCCGTTGTCACCATCGATGTCAACCAGGTGCATGCATTCTTCCAAGAAGCACTCGGCGAAGCAGAGCCAGCTCCAGAAGACGGCTCCGACGATCAATCTGCTGATCAGGCCCCTGACCTAAGCGAAGTCGAGGTCCACGTCCTCAACGCTTCCTACGTCGAAGGCCTCGCCAACGGTATCGCCGCGCAACTGCAGGAATTGGGTTACTCCATCGCAGAGACCGGCAACGCAGCGGAAGGCCTCTACTACGAGTCCCAGATCCTCGCCGCCGAAGAAGACAGCGCCAAGGCCCTCGCGATTTCCGAAGCCCTCGGCGGCCTCCCCATCGTGGCCAACTCTTCCCTCGACGACAACACCGTCATCGTCGTATCCGCCGGCGATTACGCTGGCCCTACCGCGGAAGCAAACGCCGTGACATCCAGCACCGTCGGCCAGCCCGGTGCGGACGTCGGTGAACCGATTGAAAGCCCCGAGTTCGATGCTGGTGGCGACGGTCCCCGTTGCGTTAACTAA
- a CDS encoding glycosyltransferase family 2 protein, whose product MSTLKSPIAVITVTYSPGKYLASFLDSLPGATSRDTHVVMADNGSVDGVPEQAAASRSNVEFLSTGGNLGYGTAINIAARSLRARREAGEIDGEFFLVSNPDVVFDEDSIDQLLECAKRHPEAGAVGPLIREADGSAYPSARAVPTLANGIGHALLGAVWKSNPWSAAYRDDEDMDTERTAGWLSGSCLLLRWDAFDRVGGFDERYFMYMEDVDLGDRLVRAGFTNVFCPSAQIIHAKGHVAGKNPENMLPAHHESAYRFQADRLAKPWQAPIRLALRIGLKLRAGVAVGVSKMRTKAS is encoded by the coding sequence GTGAGTACTTTGAAATCCCCCATCGCTGTGATCACAGTGACCTATTCACCAGGTAAATACTTGGCGTCGTTCCTGGATTCTTTGCCTGGTGCGACTTCACGAGACACCCACGTTGTGATGGCAGACAATGGTTCTGTGGACGGTGTTCCTGAGCAGGCAGCAGCCTCACGCAGCAACGTGGAGTTCCTCTCAACTGGCGGCAACTTAGGCTACGGAACGGCTATTAATATTGCCGCCCGATCGTTGCGTGCGCGCCGGGAGGCAGGAGAGATCGATGGGGAGTTCTTCCTCGTCTCAAACCCTGATGTTGTTTTTGACGAAGACTCTATTGATCAATTGCTTGAATGTGCGAAACGTCACCCTGAAGCAGGAGCGGTTGGCCCGTTGATCCGTGAGGCGGACGGTTCGGCGTATCCGTCGGCTCGGGCGGTACCCACTTTGGCGAATGGCATTGGTCACGCTTTGTTGGGTGCTGTGTGGAAATCCAATCCGTGGTCGGCGGCTTACCGTGACGATGAAGATATGGACACTGAGCGCACTGCTGGCTGGCTGTCGGGATCGTGCCTGTTATTAAGGTGGGATGCGTTTGATCGAGTTGGTGGTTTTGATGAGCGCTACTTCATGTACATGGAAGACGTTGACCTGGGAGATCGGCTGGTTCGCGCCGGTTTCACCAACGTCTTTTGCCCAAGTGCGCAGATCATCCACGCGAAAGGTCATGTTGCGGGTAAAAACCCAGAGAACATGTTGCCCGCACACCACGAGAGCGCGTATCGCTTCCAGGCTGATCGCCTCGCGAAGCCGTGGCAAGCCCCAATTCGGTTGGCTCTGCGAATTGGTTTGAAATTACGAGCCGGAGTCGCGGTTGGTGTCTCTAAGATGAGAACGAAAGCCTCTTAG